The segment GGAATTGTAGTGACCTACTTTTTGACGATGATCGTTTACGGGTTGATTTACGGCCTGAATTTCCTGTGGCCACTTTCTGTCATCGGTTTAAGCATTGTCACCTATGGAGTTTTCTGGTGGGATAAACGAAAAGCCCAAAATAACGAATGGCGAACTCCAGAGAAGACATTACAGACGCTTAGCGTTCTGGGTGGCTGGCCAGGCGCATTATTGGCTCAGTGGCATATTCGCCATAAGAATCGCAAAATGTCGTTTCAAGCCGTTTTCTGGTTGATGGTTGTCTTGAACCTGGTGATCTCCGCCAAGCTTTTCATGCCCGCCTGGTCTGGCTGGCTCGGAGATGTGGAACTTCCTTCGATTGAAGAAATCCAAAAGAGCTTATGACTTCGGCACAATCGCGAATGTTTCTTCAAACAGGCAGATCACTTCTTACGGTAACGGGGTTGTCCGGCCCATCCCAGTTTGCGATTCAGAATGCTGTAGTAGTGATGTCCCGGCAACCGCGCGAGCTTGCACGAGACCGACGCTTTTCGTACATGCACCTTGTCTCCCGAAACGATTGGACGATGAATCTGGCCGTCGATGCTGAGCATGACCCCTTCTTTAACGGTATCCATTTTCATGGTGTAACATCGATCGGCAGAATCGACGACGGGACGAATCGTCATTGTATGAGGGCAAATCGGTGTGATGACAAACACCGCCAAATCCTGTTGTAGGATTGGCCCCCCCGCCGAAAGACTATGAGCAGTGGAACCAATCGGCGTGCTGATAATGAGCCCGTCGCCACTATAAGTGGTGACCCGTTCCTGATCGATCCGTAAATTGATATCCAACATGCCCAGTGAACCCGCCGCTGAAACGACGACTTCGTTCAAGCCGAGAAACTTTTCTGAACTACCGTCCTGATGTTCCAGTTCGCATTCAAACATCAAATGATCGACGACGTCAAATTTTCGCTGCTCGATCTCATCGTATCGGCTTATAAGATCACTGGCGGAAATATCGGCCAGAAATCCGAGTCGTCCAAGATTGACCCCCAGCAACGGAAGCTGCCTCGAGCCCAACTGTCGGCAGGCTCGCAATATCGCACCGTCTCCTCCCAGCACAATCACGATGTCGGCCTGATGGTGGTCGAGTTCCAGATCTTCCGTCACGGCTGCGGCTACGAGTCTGGTTTTTTCTCGCGCATCGAGAAAGCGGTGGATCTCCTGCCAGGCTTCCTGCACCAACTTACTCTGGTCTCGCGCAAGAATGATTAAATCGAGTTCGGAGTCGCTCATGAATCAATGGCATTCAGGATAAAGTTCTGCTTAGAAGTAGTTCCAAAACCCTCTGATGGGTAACGCTTACCCATTTTTGTAGGGTCTCGAACTGCCACAACCGGTTTTTGAAATGGCCTCTACGAAGACCGGTATCTCGTTGGAGCAGCGGCTGGCAGGCTTGAAGAGAGAGGAGTATACTTAGCCTCCAGCCGGATTGTCAGTACCAGATGATCCAGAATTGAATCGGGAACGGCAAGAGAAAATCATTCCCACGCCCTAATTCTTCACAAGAACCGGCGGACGTCAATGTATTAGACTTCTAGTGTCCTCCTTATATCTTACCACTCAATCGTCCACGCGCCGCATCTGAATCTTCGGGAATACAATCCACATGAATTTCTTTGCTCATGGTATTCGTTTTCTGGACGAGCCTTATTTTCTGGTGGGTACAGCGATTCCTGACATGCTTTCTGTCGCTGATCGTAAAGTTCGGATGCGGTCACGTCTGGTCGAACCTCATGTTGACGGCTCGGGCTCCGAGGTGGACCTCGTCGCGCGGGGCGTGCTCCAGCACTTGAATGACGATGACTGGTTCCATACGACGCTCCCCTTCTACGACCTATCCGGTAAACTCAGCCTGATGTTTCGCGAGTTGCAGCCTCCTTCCGACAAGTTTTATCCTGGTTTCCTGGGACATATCGTCACCGAGATGTTGCTGGATGCGGTTCTCATTGAACAGTTCCCTGGAAAAATCGAACAGTATTACCATGCGTTCGAAGAGATCGAACCGGGGAAAATCGAAGAGGTTGTCAATCTGATGGGAACGAGACAAACGGATCGACTCGCTCCGTTAATCCCTCGATTCTCACACGAACGATTCCTGGAAGACTATCTCGACCTCTCGAAAATGCTCTATCGCTTGAATCAAGTGATGAGAAGGGTCACACTGGCACCATTACCCGACGAGACTGTCGAACTGTTGATCGAGATGAAGATCATGGTGGAACGGAACTGGCGAGGGCTTCTGCCGGAAGATCGGTTTGTCATAACCTGAATTTGTGACTGAGCCTTCAATTGCTCAAGATTCAGGAGCCTGGGTTTCAACTAATGCCAGAAAGAGTCCGGAAGTTCTTCACTGGTAGAAACCGAAAGGGAATACAAGCAAATTATCCACTCTCAATACCAAACCTATATCAATACAACGACTTGAGGATGAACCATGAAATACGGCTTGAATATGCTGCTGTGGACCGCCGATGTAACGGAAGAGCACGATGGATTGCTCGAACAGATTAAAGACTGGGGCTACGACGGCATTGAGTTTCCAATTTTCGGAACTGATGAATCGCAATTCAAACGGATGGGCGATCGGTTAGACGCACTCGGCCTTGGTCGTACTGCCGTCACCGTCTGCAACGCGGAGGCTAATCCGATTTCTCCCGACCCTGCCAACCGGGAACGGGCAGTTGAGTATTTAAAGAAAGTAGTCGACATGGCCGCCGCTGGTGGTGCAACCCACATCTGCGGTCCGATTCATTCCGCACTTGGTGAATTCTCTGGTGCAGGTCGCACGGAAGAAGAATGGAACTATGCCAAAGAGACCCTCTCCAAAGTCGCCGATCACGCTCAAGCGAACGATGTCGTTTTAACTGTCGAATACCTGAACCGATTCGAATGTTACTTCCTCAATACCGCCGCCGATTGTGCCCGCTTCATCGATGAAGTGAATCATCCCAACGTGAAAATGATGTACGATACATTCCATGCCAACATAGAAGAAAAAGATATCGCCCAGGCAATCAAGGCATGTGCCAACCAGACAGTGCATGTTCACATTTCTGAGAACGACCGCTCGACTCCGGGAGAGGGACACGTTCATTGGGACACCACTTTCCAGGCACTCAAAGAGACAGGCTACGATGGCTGGATGACGATTGAAGCCTTCGGTCTGGCTCTTCCTGACCTGGCTGCCGCTACCCGTATCTGGCGGAAAATGTTCCCCAGCGAAGAGTATCTGGCAAAAAACGGTCTCGCATTTATGAAACAACGAGTGGAAGGTTAATACCGAACAGAAACAACCTCCCGAACAGGTCGGCTCTGGTTCTAAGGAATTTATCAGTCCTAACAGTCGTGACGTTCATATTCAATCTCGTTCGATCTCAGATTGATCGGGGTATTGATTTTGGAACTCGGGTCTAGGCTGTCCCTGGACAGGCAGGTATAATAGAGCCGTTGACGAGACAGATTTGTCTCGCAGCGGTTTTATTCATATCATTAAAGCATTTCCAAGCCTGACATTCGTCAGCTTATTTGATTCCAGACGGTTTATCAGTTATCCACCGTCCTGCCCATCTTTAGAATCAGCTCCGCCAAGGTCACTAAACTCGACAGACTTCGTCGAGGTTGATCGTCCTCATTTCTTTCTATTCCGAATGACAATATTCGTCCGCAATCATTTGGTGGTTTGGTCCTGCTCAGTATTCCTTAAAATACCAGTTCTAACGTGATTCGCCTGTTTTTAAGTAAAAAGAGACGGATCTGATCCGGGAATTTCGCGGGAAACGACTATCGGCTACGTATATTAATAGTGGGCCACTATCTCATTACTCGGAATCACGGTACGACCGAGCAAAGCCTCGTTTAAACGGGTTTTCGTCTCATCAAGCCGCTACAAAAGACAGTGACCGGTTCTAGCGAGATCCCAGAGGATACGTTAAAGTGGGATTCGGCAAGTTCCTGTCGAGAGATCTATGCGTTTCTTTGATGATCTGAACAGGTTTTACAAACATGCCTGTGAGGAACTTTTCAGGGATCCACTCGGTTCTGAAACTGACTTGCACACAATTAATTGGGCCGCTCACATCACTAGCCTTGTTCCCTTTGACTTTATGATTCTCACCGGGGAACGGACTCACTCTATTCATGTCTGAGTTCATGACTCACTGAGGAACCTGAACATCTATGGATCTTCGTTTTTGTCCTGAATGCAAACAATCGGTGTTGGATGACGACGTCGAGGAATGCCCTTTCTGTGGGGCATCCATGTCTGGCAATTCTTCCACTGGAAAAACACCGGCCCAGCCTCCGAAAAAGAAGCGCGGGCTCACTCCGCGCAGCGAAGCTAAGTCTCCTCCCAAATCGGCCCCACCTGCAAGTCCTGAGAAAAAAGCGGCTCCTCCAGCTAAAGAGAGGAGTAGCGCGGGACGCCCCGGCTTCCTGAAAGACTTTGGGGGCGCTTCTGCCCC is part of the Polystyrenella longa genome and harbors:
- a CDS encoding NAD(+)/NADH kinase; the encoded protein is MSDSELDLIILARDQSKLVQEAWQEIHRFLDAREKTRLVAAAVTEDLELDHHQADIVIVLGGDGAILRACRQLGSRQLPLLGVNLGRLGFLADISASDLISRYDEIEQRKFDVVDHLMFECELEHQDGSSEKFLGLNEVVVSAAGSLGMLDINLRIDQERVTTYSGDGLIISTPIGSTAHSLSAGGPILQQDLAVFVITPICPHTMTIRPVVDSADRCYTMKMDTVKEGVMLSIDGQIHRPIVSGDKVHVRKASVSCKLARLPGHHYYSILNRKLGWAGQPRYRKK
- a CDS encoding DUF1294 domain-containing protein, giving the protein MRAAIGIVVTYFLTMIVYGLIYGLNFLWPLSVIGLSIVTYGVFWWDKRKAQNNEWRTPEKTLQTLSVLGGWPGALLAQWHIRHKNRKMSFQAVFWLMVVLNLVISAKLFMPAWSGWLGDVELPSIEEIQKSL
- a CDS encoding sugar phosphate isomerase/epimerase family protein yields the protein MKYGLNMLLWTADVTEEHDGLLEQIKDWGYDGIEFPIFGTDESQFKRMGDRLDALGLGRTAVTVCNAEANPISPDPANRERAVEYLKKVVDMAAAGGATHICGPIHSALGEFSGAGRTEEEWNYAKETLSKVADHAQANDVVLTVEYLNRFECYFLNTAADCARFIDEVNHPNVKMMYDTFHANIEEKDIAQAIKACANQTVHVHISENDRSTPGEGHVHWDTTFQALKETGYDGWMTIEAFGLALPDLAAATRIWRKMFPSEEYLAKNGLAFMKQRVEG